In Luteitalea sp. TBR-22, one genomic interval encodes:
- a CDS encoding SBBP repeat-containing protein yields the protein MSVQTRGLRPGSPPDAPADVARPLTGAARATAIEAINKAPLHFEPNAGRVQGAVDYLATGYGYRVALAGHGAQIALADRDGAGALIGMTLVGARTGASPEPLETLPGVTSVYRGNDARQWQRDLPTFRRIRYPGVWDGIDVVYYGNQQRLQYDFVVSPGADVARIAVEVTGADQVRLAPNGDLLMTVGDRTVTQDRPFTYQDIDGVRREVGSRFVLDGRRVRFAVDAYDVTRPLVIDPVVGYSTWFGGSGEEGILDMAIDGGGNLVALGFTVDQEFTTKFPTTNAIKPTRNLESDAFVVKFTSAGAVLFSTLLGGNGAELISPYAFDGGLALDGAGNIYVTGTTRSTDLPLAGTPADGDYNDDDPGATGNLDGFYIKLTSTGQLAYGTYLGGRRIDLPHGIDVDAAGNVYVVGSTDSDTSLGATGGFTVTGNPYDATYNGSGDMFLLRFNASGALTYGTYLGGTSGDALRATNVRASRVASNVVYVVGDSSSAAFPTTASRAETYDGSGAPDAVLVRLDLGQAGVNQLTYGTFLGGTGDEYFSSIALDSTDKVYVAGATSSSAATFPRAATVTGSIAPSGTDVLVAKFDTSQSGASSVVFATRINGYYTDIATDIALDSANQPWVGVDSGSFAATPNPAQDFPLVNTLQTTRSGNGGHQAVVQLNAAGNALLLSSLVGGNSGRGGPVALAITATDDVFVGATSAGGTTMLALANPIQSTYGGGDADATLQRLGAAADMSMTKVTDKPYPQFKVLAGESVTYTITLSNPTGDTARNITVTDNLPSEVVFVSCSTSIGTCGGNGNNRTVFIPSLPTGQTVTIVIATVAAPQVREGMVWTNTATFQTDTVDPNPGNNTGNEPGGGTPTTSTDPEGDADNDGLVNEFEDAFGLNSVKDSGDDGASGDPDHDGKTNLQEQADLTHPRGTDVVYLAEGANNSTFDTELALANPTDTNALVLSSYQKGDGTEVKTYQQIAPLTRATLNLKNIQGLGTAEFSTLVEADTGLVADRTMVWGPGGYGSHAERGIVTRNQTKWYFAEGATFGPFNLFYLIQNPTTTDAVVKVTYLLPAPAAPLVKTYPVARQSRFNIWVDNEGVVDPALAALASTDVSAIVESTNGVPIIAERAMYLDQPGQAFGAGHESAGVNAPATTWFLAEGATGEYFDLFILLANPNPTKAVVEVDYLLTTGQVITRAYEVAGNSRSNIWVDQEPGLANVALSSRVRSTNGVPIVVERSMWWPGPTSATWHEAHNSFGETSTGTRWAFAAGEVGGERQTETYVLIANTSAFPARVRATVMFDDGTAPITREDFVFAPTSRDSIVPSVHFPATVGKKFGMLIQSIPAAGQSSPAQIVVERAMYSDANGVHWAAGTNALATRLQ from the coding sequence GTGTCCGTCCAGACCCGGGGGCTCCGGCCGGGCTCCCCGCCGGATGCTCCCGCCGATGTCGCTCGACCACTCACCGGCGCGGCGCGCGCCACGGCGATCGAGGCGATCAACAAGGCGCCGCTGCACTTCGAGCCCAACGCCGGGCGCGTGCAGGGGGCGGTGGATTACCTGGCGACGGGCTACGGCTATCGGGTCGCCCTCGCCGGGCACGGGGCGCAGATCGCTCTGGCCGATCGCGACGGCGCGGGTGCCCTGATCGGCATGACGCTCGTCGGGGCCCGCACGGGGGCGTCGCCCGAGCCGCTCGAGACGTTGCCCGGCGTGACCTCGGTCTACCGGGGCAACGACGCGCGGCAGTGGCAGCGCGACCTGCCGACGTTCCGCCGCATCCGCTACCCGGGCGTGTGGGACGGCATCGACGTCGTGTACTACGGCAACCAGCAGCGGCTGCAGTACGACTTCGTGGTGTCTCCCGGCGCGGACGTGGCCCGGATCGCCGTCGAGGTGACCGGCGCCGACCAGGTGCGCCTGGCCCCCAACGGCGACCTGCTGATGACGGTCGGCGATCGCACGGTGACCCAGGACCGCCCCTTCACCTACCAGGACATCGACGGCGTCAGGCGTGAGGTCGGCAGCCGCTTCGTGCTCGACGGACGCCGGGTGCGCTTCGCGGTGGACGCCTACGACGTCACCCGCCCGCTGGTGATCGACCCGGTGGTCGGCTATTCGACGTGGTTCGGTGGCTCCGGCGAGGAGGGCATCCTCGACATGGCCATCGACGGCGGCGGGAACCTCGTGGCCCTCGGCTTCACCGTGGACCAGGAGTTCACGACCAAGTTCCCGACGACCAACGCGATCAAGCCGACGCGCAACCTGGAGTCGGACGCGTTCGTGGTCAAGTTCACCAGCGCCGGGGCCGTGCTCTTCTCGACGCTGCTCGGCGGCAACGGCGCCGAACTGATCTCGCCGTACGCCTTCGACGGTGGGCTCGCCCTCGACGGCGCCGGCAACATCTACGTCACCGGCACGACGCGCTCGACGGACCTGCCGCTGGCGGGGACACCGGCCGACGGCGACTACAACGACGACGACCCGGGTGCGACGGGCAACCTCGACGGCTTCTACATCAAGCTCACGTCCACCGGCCAACTGGCGTACGGCACCTACCTCGGTGGCCGCCGCATCGACCTGCCGCACGGCATCGACGTGGACGCGGCCGGCAACGTCTACGTGGTCGGCTCGACCGATTCGGACACCTCCCTCGGCGCCACCGGAGGGTTCACGGTCACCGGCAACCCGTACGACGCGACCTACAACGGCTCCGGCGACATGTTCCTCCTGCGCTTCAACGCGTCGGGCGCGCTGACCTACGGCACGTACCTCGGCGGCACGAGTGGCGACGCCCTGCGCGCCACCAACGTCCGCGCCTCTCGCGTCGCCTCCAACGTCGTGTACGTCGTGGGCGACAGCAGCAGCGCCGCGTTTCCCACCACGGCGTCCCGCGCCGAGACCTACGATGGGTCGGGAGCGCCCGACGCCGTGCTCGTGAGGCTCGATCTGGGCCAGGCCGGCGTCAACCAGCTCACCTACGGCACGTTCCTCGGCGGCACGGGCGACGAGTACTTCTCGTCGATCGCCCTCGACTCGACCGACAAGGTGTACGTCGCCGGCGCGACCTCGTCCTCGGCCGCGACGTTCCCCCGGGCGGCGACGGTGACCGGATCGATCGCTCCCAGTGGCACGGACGTCCTGGTGGCCAAGTTCGACACCAGCCAGTCCGGCGCATCCAGCGTCGTGTTCGCCACCCGGATCAACGGCTACTACACCGACATCGCCACCGACATCGCGCTCGACTCGGCCAACCAGCCCTGGGTGGGCGTGGACAGCGGGTCGTTCGCGGCCACGCCGAACCCGGCGCAGGACTTCCCGCTCGTCAACACGCTGCAGACGACGCGCTCCGGCAACGGCGGACACCAGGCCGTGGTGCAACTGAATGCGGCCGGTAACGCCCTGCTGCTCTCGTCACTGGTCGGCGGCAATTCCGGGCGCGGCGGTCCCGTCGCGCTCGCCATCACGGCCACCGATGACGTGTTCGTGGGCGCGACGAGCGCCGGCGGCACGACCATGCTCGCGCTCGCCAACCCGATCCAGTCCACGTACGGCGGCGGCGACGCCGACGCCACGCTGCAGCGCCTCGGCGCGGCAGCCGACATGTCGATGACCAAGGTCACCGACAAGCCGTACCCGCAGTTCAAGGTGCTCGCCGGCGAGTCGGTCACCTACACGATCACCCTGAGCAACCCGACCGGCGACACGGCCAGGAACATCACGGTCACCGACAACCTGCCCAGCGAGGTCGTGTTCGTCTCGTGCTCCACGAGCATCGGCACCTGCGGCGGCAACGGCAACAACCGCACCGTGTTCATCCCGTCGCTGCCGACGGGGCAGACGGTGACGATCGTCATCGCGACCGTCGCCGCGCCGCAGGTCAGGGAGGGCATGGTGTGGACCAACACCGCGACCTTCCAGACCGACACCGTGGATCCGAACCCCGGCAACAACACGGGCAACGAACCTGGCGGAGGCACGCCGACCACCAGCACCGACCCCGAGGGCGACGCCGACAACGACGGCCTCGTCAACGAGTTCGAGGACGCGTTTGGCCTCAACAGCGTCAAGGACAGCGGTGACGACGGCGCCAGCGGCGACCCCGATCACGACGGCAAGACCAACCTGCAGGAGCAGGCGGACCTGACCCATCCGCGCGGCACCGACGTGGTCTACCTCGCCGAGGGCGCCAACAACTCGACGTTCGACACGGAACTGGCGCTGGCCAATCCGACCGACACGAACGCGCTGGTGCTGAGCAGCTACCAGAAGGGCGACGGCACCGAGGTCAAGACCTACCAGCAGATCGCGCCGTTGACCCGCGCGACCTTGAACCTGAAGAACATCCAGGGGCTCGGCACCGCGGAGTTCTCGACGCTGGTCGAGGCCGACACCGGCCTGGTCGCCGACCGCACGATGGTGTGGGGGCCGGGCGGCTACGGCAGCCATGCCGAGCGCGGCATCGTCACGCGCAACCAGACCAAGTGGTACTTCGCCGAGGGCGCGACGTTCGGCCCGTTCAACCTGTTCTATCTGATCCAGAACCCCACGACCACCGACGCCGTGGTGAAGGTGACGTACCTGCTGCCGGCGCCGGCGGCACCGCTGGTGAAGACCTATCCGGTAGCCAGACAGAGCCGCTTCAACATCTGGGTGGACAACGAGGGCGTGGTGGACCCGGCGTTGGCGGCGCTGGCCTCGACCGACGTCTCGGCGATCGTCGAGTCGACCAACGGCGTGCCGATCATCGCCGAGCGCGCGATGTACCTCGACCAGCCAGGGCAGGCTTTCGGAGCCGGCCACGAGAGCGCGGGCGTCAATGCACCGGCGACGACCTGGTTCCTTGCCGAGGGGGCGACCGGCGAGTACTTCGATCTGTTCATCCTCCTGGCCAACCCGAACCCGACCAAGGCGGTGGTCGAAGTCGACTACCTGCTGACGACCGGCCAGGTGATCACGCGTGCCTACGAGGTGGCAGGCAACAGCCGCTCGAACATCTGGGTGGACCAGGAGCCCGGCCTGGCCAACGTGGCGTTGTCCTCGCGCGTGCGATCGACCAACGGCGTGCCGATCGTCGTCGAGCGCTCGATGTGGTGGCCCGGACCGACGTCGGCCACGTGGCACGAGGCGCACAACAGCTTCGGCGAGACCAGCACGGGCACCCGGTGGGCGTTCGCCGCGGGTGAGGTCGGTGGCGAACGCCAGACGGAGACCTACGTCCTCATCGCCAACACGTCGGCGTTCCCTGCACGGGTCCGTGCGACCGTGATGTTCGACGACGGCACGGCGCCGATCACGCGCGAGGACTTCGTGTTCGCGCCGACCAGTCGCGACAGCATCGTGCCCTCCGTGCACTTCCCGGCAACGGTCGGCAAGAAGTTCGGCATGCTCATCCAGAGCATCCCCGCGGCCGGACAGTCGTCCCCGGCGCAGATCGTCGTCGAGCGGGCGATGTACTCCGACGCCAATGGCGTCCACTGGGCCGCAGGGACCAACGCACTGGCGACGAGACTCCAGTGA